Proteins from a genomic interval of Aphelocoma coerulescens isolate FSJ_1873_10779 chromosome 24, UR_Acoe_1.0, whole genome shotgun sequence:
- the LOC138098345 gene encoding transmembrane protein 45B-like, protein MANFKGHALPGSFFLLFGLWWSVKYPLQYLSQKVNKKSYRTSCFQRVDAIEGGIKIFFSLVGMLAEQFVPDGPHLHLYSGERRDWVKLMNWQHTTMYLFYGLSGVVDVLTYISQAVPRGLDRLMLAVAVFVEGCLFYYHVLHRPMLDQHIHSLLLITIFAGAGSILLEVFLRDNIVLEMFRASITIVQGTWFWQIGVVLFQPWGGPMWDENNHSNIMFLTMCFFWHWAAAVAILAVNYTLTYCCLHRFRRGSGEPYISLGVRQQNCDSSSQAAFLNGSDEE, encoded by the exons ATGGCGAATTTTAAGGGTCACGCACTTCCAGGCAGcttcttcctgctctttggGCTCTGGTGGTCTGTGAAATACCCACTGCAATATCTCAGCCAGAAAGTAAATAAGAAATCCTACAGGACTTCTTGTTTCCAGCGTGTGGATGCCATTGAAGGGGGAATCAAAATCTTCTTTTCTCTAGTAG ggatgctggcggagcagtTTGTCCCAGATGGCCCCCACTTGCACCTGTACAGCGGGGAGAGGCGTGACTGGGTGAAGCTGATGAACTGGCAGCACACCACCATGTACCTCTTCTACGGCCTCTCCGGGGTGGTGGATGTCCTCACCTACATCTCCCAGGCGGTGCCGCGGGGTCTGGATCGCCTCATGTTGGCCGTGGCCGTGTTCGTTGAAG GTTGTCTCTTCTATTACCACGTCCTTCACCGCCCCATGTTGGACCAGCACATCCACTCCCTGCTGCTCATCACCATCtttgctggggctggcagcatcCTGCTGGAGGTTTTCCTGCGTGACAACATTGTCCTGGAGATGTTCCGAGCCAGCATCACCATCGTCCAGGGAACGTGGTTCTGGCAG ATTGGTGTTgtgctgttccagccatggGGAGGTCCAATGTGGGATGAGAACAACCACAGCAACATCATGTTCCTCACAATGTGCTTCTTCTGGCACTGGGCAGCCGCTGTGGCCATCCTGGCTGTGAACTACACCCTCACTTACTG CTGTCTCCATAGGTTCAGAAGAGGCAGTGGAGAGCCCTACATCAGCCTGGGGGTCCGGCAGCAGAACtgtgacagcagctcccaggctgcCTTCTTGAATGGATCTGATGAAGAGTGA